The Prunus persica cultivar Lovell chromosome G7, Prunus_persica_NCBIv2, whole genome shotgun sequence genome has a segment encoding these proteins:
- the LOC18769690 gene encoding uncharacterized protein LOC18769690, with amino-acid sequence MPKDRRGRSVSRDRYRASPYPCSSSHTRRPPPKIPSETEENVKEWEDTRCPVCLEHPHNAVLLICSSYEKGCRPYMCDTSYRHSNCLDQYCKSFSAETSPTVPPEGENQILDTQSSPAETLESTITHVQNDRIEEEAPTMNPIACEHEAQPKLLCPLCRGEIKDWIIVEPARCFMNAKSRNCSCETCSFIGTYADLRNHARLEHPQARPSEADPERQRTWRSLERQRDFGDLLSTLQSSIGEDRGDDSSLPVDDGGWLTVVFLVRVIQPGASLRSSTWSGPRRTRAQVRMRGRATTLWGESYDGEAASASREEDNDSSDGSTGARRRSARLRRRTTPDNQP; translated from the coding sequence ATGCCCAAGGATAGAAGGGGCCGATCTGTGTCTCGTGATAGGTATAGAGCATCTCCTTATCCATGCAGCTCCAGTCATACAAGGCGGCCGCCACCCAAAATtccttcagaaactgaggaaAATGTGAAAGAATGGGAAGACACCAGGTGCCCTGTTTGCTTGGAGCATCCACACAATGCAGTTTTACTTATATGTTCATCCTATGAGAAGGGGTGCCGCCCTTACATGTGTGACACAAGCTACCGCCATTCAAACTGTCTAGACCAGTACTGCAAGTCATTTTCAGCAGAAACCTCACCAACTGTGCCACCAGAAGgagaaaatcagattttagATACTCAGTCATCTCCAGCTGAAACTCTTGAATCAACAATTACTCATGTGCAAAATGATAGAATTGAGGAAGAGGCCCCCACCATGAATCCCATAGCCTGTGAGCATGAGGCACAGCCAAAGCTTTTGTGCCCCCTCTGCCGCGGGGAGATAAAAGATTGGATAATCGTGGAGCCTGCTCGTTGTTTCATGAATGCAAAATCAAGAAATTGTTCTTGCGAGACATGTAGTTTTATTGGAACCTATGCAGATCTTAGGAACCATGCTAGGTTGGAGCACCCACAAGCACGCCCATCAGAGGCAGACCCAGAGCGACAGCGTACCTGGAGGAGTTTGGAACGACAGAGGGATTTTGGTGACCTGCTTAGCACACTCCAATCTTCAATTGGAGAGGATAGGGGTGATGATAGCAGTTTGCCAGTTGATGATGGGGGTTGGTTGACTGTAGTCTTTCTAGTTCGAGTAATTCAACCTGGGGCCAGTTTAAGGAGCAGCACTTGGTCTGGTCCCAGAAGAACCAGAGCACAAGTtagaatgagagggagagcTACCACACTATGGGGGGAGAGCTATGATGGCGAAGCTGCATCTGCTTCTAGAGAAGAGGATAATGATTCTTCAGATGGCAGCACAGGTGCTAGGAGGCGTAGCGCGCGCCTCCGGCGACGGACAACACCAGACAACCAGCCATGA